The DNA segment caacacaacaggaactcagcgcaattggcaatccacaaatataatcaaacagtatatgagcgactttggccttcgcgatgcatggcgctcccttcaccccaacagtaaggaatatacttttttctcgcatgttcatcactcttactctcgtctggattattttttggtcagcagctcactgctgagtgacatttcagacactgagattcatcctatagctgtcagcgatcatgctcctgtatctttaacactaatgcacaagaataatactacgccaagtaaaagctggagatttaatacatcattgcttaaagatgaagactttattaaatattttaaaaaggaatggacttcatatttagactttaatgacactcccggaatatctgcttctgttctatgggaagcagggaaagctgtgatgagaggtaaaataatttctttctcatcacacaaaaagaaagaagaaaacaaaaatattcaggaattagaaaaaaccatcaaatcactagaagaagcctacgcgtgcgaccaagatcaggaaacattgaacaaaatacgcaagacaaaactagaattaaatgaaactattaataaaaaaacacaattccttatacaaagacttcgcttgcagaattttgaacacagtaacaaatcaggtcgatttctagctaaccagctaaaaacaaagaaagaaaaaacaactatatgtgctgctaaagatttatcggggaacacaatatatgaccctggaagaataaacaacatttttagggatttctatgaaactttatactcaccacaaataaacccatctaaaaatgaaattgatctgtttcttgacaacgtaactcttccaaaattactagacagtcaagcaatggaactggattcgccactgacgccaagtgaactccaggaagccctgataagtatgcccaataataaggctccaggtccagacggcttccctgcagaattctacaaagaattctggacaattctggcaccagtattccacagcatgttgcaggaaatcgaggaaaatggcagactaccaccaaatatgaattctgccaacattagtctcctgctaaaaccaggcaaagaccctttatttccctcaagctatcgtccaatttctcttttaaatgtagaccttaaaataatctgcaaagctctctcaaagagattagagaaaataacccccctcttaattcatcctgaccaaactggtttcataaaaggtcggcactcctcaacaaacactcgtagattacttaatttaatagactactcatacagtaaaaacatcgaaaccataatattatctctagatgcagaaaaagcatttgacagagttaactggaaatttttattcgcaactttacacaaatttggttttggaaactctttcataaactggataagaatattatacaattccccaacagctcgtatcagaacaaatgaccagacatcctccagcttctgtctcctgaggggcaccagacagggatgcccactctccccttcactttttgcaatttttatcgaacctctagcagcagcatttagacaggctacaacaattaagggcataaaatgtaagaacatagaacataaaatcagtctctatggggatgatgtgttgctttttctgcaaaacacacaaaccaacctctctgaggtaattactctaataaactggttttcaagagtttcagattattcaattaactggccaaaatctccagttctccccattaactgctccttccataattcttcctctgccccactgcaatctggaaatattaaatatttaggtattaatgtttctcctaagctttcagacttaactaaattaaaccacatcccacttctaaagaaagtagaaggcgatctgactagatggaaatctttacccatatcactcatgggaagggtcgccactataaaaatgatgatcttgctaaaaataaattacttatttttgatgatccctaacaaaccatcacaagattggttcagatctctggattcatatatttccaaattcctttggaaagataaacccccgcgtataagcttaaaaacgctgcaaagaaccaaggatagaggaggattagatctgcctaattttcaccaatacttcttagccaacaggcttcagttcatctcagaatggttaaaacataccttcttagataagccctggctagatgtcgaacaggcactatgcaaggatctagagatttcagacctaccatttatttatccaccagtgtgtgaatgtgagagtgaatgaatagtggtattgtaaagcgctttgggtgccttgaaaagcgctatataaatccaatccattattattattattattattattattattattattagctcaaacatcaaaagacacgaatgctttaaaagtatcaacatcagcttttctctgacagcatggtgggagtttctaaaaataacagagtcttcattaatcccatgcaaacgtacacctatctggaataaccctgacatattacaaaacaataatatgattaatttcccagaatggagttgtaaaggaattaaatacttagaacatatattagagggaacagaatttattccatttgacagactagttgaacaatatgggatcaacaagaaaagatttttagaatatcaacaaattaaatcaatagtaaaaaagaaatttaacctcagtcaaggtgaactacaaacaccaccaagtgtggcacatttccttactcttaaatcccccaaattattatctaaaatatacagaacactttctaaattagatgaatcaatatcccttcctattgcaaagtgggaagcagatttatcagtcagctttgaccaaaacttctggtctcagatttgcttaaaaacctttaaattgattaaaaatcccagtctgcaattaatacaatacaaaatactacatagagtgcactatacaggtcatcggatgttcaagatgggctttacatcttccaacaactgctcacactgtcaaggcaatacaccagacaattacattcacgctctttggttctgtccaccagtgcagaagttttggcgcaagatatgtgaagacttatcgaagtgtctgaaatgtaacattccaacttcccccttagtgtgtttgttgggcagcttagataatgtcacttcagaaaagaatatagcccatatggttttcactgccctatgcatagccaagaaaacggtcctcatgaactggaaaaataaaaataatcttaattctaaccaatatagaaattatctattagattacattagtcttgatacagcctctgccaccacatcagatcaattgctctgggctcctttgatcagctccatcacctagtgggggtggggggtcatagtttggtcccgccttcactgttgtgattggtgtgggggtagggacaggcttagggcgtcggggggttccccggagccatcttccttggggggctcaacccggggtagcggtcatgtccggttgggggctcttttggctctcgggtgactgtttccttgtggctgcgtgcagcggggctaggggagggtctgtgctgacggacgtggatTACtaacctggtagcctggctgcccctgggtgggtccgggatgggcgtgagattctgggggcgctccgtctctgggctggggccctggccgggcctcggggccttgggtcctggtttgtgtgttgccggggttgtgggcgagtgggtgcatgggggcccatccctggcgcagggtgccgccggtgcgtcgagccacctggggggctcttcaactggtgggggagattgtcacaccttgcaggagctttcctctcctcaggaactctctgcaggagggggagatacaggagaggtggaggaagatctcagcctgggcgtctattgtctcatgtagtctggaagatgagtggatggttcggtgggtgcagttttctctgtggtggggttgggtggacagtcccgggctctgtggggcccgggggtgctgctgcactgggccccggtctggatgggcctgggccccctttccctggcgggtcgcggagtatgggagtgcctactggggtcagcgggggagctggccccagggaggggtcacctgcccctcccttccttccctccccatctccagctgcctccctcttcctgctccaccacaaccacccacacatgcagggtcttggagtaggggtatgtcaccagggtgcagaggaggctaccccccccccccccccccccccccccgtccccttctggctgcctctgcctcaattttatcccacaacttagacattcacattactcacactctcattacacatacatataggatcttgggggtgggcacgatacacggagtccaaattaccatcagggtgtacacctcacccctggcgtcgttgcccacctctcaattttaaatacacgtagacattgaaggctagcaggagggactatgcgcttacctgctgctctctggcaggtagctccatgccctcctgggttttaattgcaccttagaacacacatgcatcaacactacaatgagcgggtggagggaggtttggagtcttctcctgGTGTAAATTGGAGTTATCATCATGTAAGGGCTCTTCTTTACCGGCTTTGCTCTATTCCTCTTTACCCGTAAGACCCTCTCTGTACACTGATAATCAGGTGGTTCTTAACACACTCAAAATCTGGTTTCAGTTTAGACGTCACTTTAATTTTGTAATGCCGTCTTCCTCGGGTCCTCTAAGCAACAACCATTTGTTTCCCCCTTCACTTTTGGACTCGACATTGGACATCGACATTTTGGACTCTCAGTGTGGAGTGACAAGGGTATAAAACAGTTCAAACATTTATATGTGGATGGTGTTTTCGATAGTTTTCCCAACTTGTCTTCTCGTTATAATCTCCCTATTACCCATTTGTTTCGCTATTTTCAAATTCGAAATTTTGTTGCCAAGCGTTTCCCAAATTTCCCCTCTTTAGCTCCAGAACTGCAGTGGGAAACTACGTTATCATTTGTTCCTCATCACAGAGGAACCATTTCGAAACTCTATGATGCTATTCTGTCTTTTAGTAACCACTCTAATGTTAAGCTTAAGTGTACATGGGAAGGAGAACTGGGAATTCAAATACATGAGGAGTCTTGGGAACAGGCTATAACAAGGGTACGATCTTCCACCTCCTGTGCTCGTCTTGGACTTATTCAATTTAAGGTCATACACAGGGTGCATTTCTCTAAGTCTAGACTTTCTGAATTGTATCcagaagtggaaaataaatgtgataaatgccACGGTTCTCCTTGTCACCTTAGCcacatgttttttctgtgtcctGAGCTACAAGGTTTCTGGACAGGGTATTTTGCTATTATGTCAACTGTTCTTGGGGTAACTCTTCATCCTTGTCCTCTGATTGCTGTATTTGGGATTCCTGTTCGCTCACTTACACTTGATTCCACACAAAAGGATATTATAGCCTTCACATCCCTATTAGCGAGACGTCTAACATTGTTGCATTGGAAGCCTGTTAAGTATCCTACTGTTTCCCGGTGGCTTAaagatgtcatgttttttttaaaacttgaaaaaattaaatatacgtTGAGAGGTTGCACAGCCAAATTTTTTCACAAGTGGCAACCCTTTATCTCTTATTTTGCTAGTCTAGAGgtattgcctgtttaaatctacttttgttactgttatattcctctATGTTTGATGGTTGTGTTGATCTGTGTGGgactgggggggggggcgttgtgttttttttttccatatatatatatatatatatatatatttttttttttttttttgtttacttagGAAAATGAAGAAAGGTTGATTGTATTTCGGTAACTGCACTCTAAGAAATGACACACTGATGTTGGTAGCATTatgtaaatgttttatgttaaaaCTAATGCCACCAATTGGtttttaactttaaacacaagtatgttgttttgaatttaattaacaacacaATATTTCAATACAACAAATTGCAGTAAATTAAATCCAAtgtaaaaagttcatttaaaatgaagagCACTTTAATTTAAAGAGGATTGTCCTAAGAGGCTCTCCGTACTTCTGagtttgcacatgtgcagtgtAGAAGTTTGATCATCCGCCATTTTCAACTGAGACTTGCATGTGCTTAGTATCCTGGATAGGATCTATTGCCATCTGAGGATTATTTGGTAAGTACAACAATTTAAGTATGACAAATTTGATTAATGTATGCTAACTGATAAACTTCTGACACTTTCGGGAatacttttgcattttttttaaacaaatgatgcCTGGTAAATTTTTTAACACTTTAGCTTAAGAAGTGTTAGAAGTATGAAGACATTTAACAAATATTGTTGAACCTGCTTCGGTGTAATTTTCCAAAATCTTTTGCGATTCCTGTTAAGGTTAGACTTTCCTACTGAGACcgacagttttaaaattactcccaACATCTACCGCACCTGCTCCCTGACATCAGTAATGACCACTGGGAGCGCCAGCGATCCTGTagtttgaaaaatgaaatgcatgTGTAGTGTATTTTAGAAACATGCATCAATTAAGTTGCTACGCTGTTTGAAAGAATTCGACTCCATGTTGATTTCTGGTTTAGTGTCAAACTCAGGGGTTTAAGCGATTAACACTTTGATTTGTAAAGTATAAGACATGCGTTCATCTGTTGTCATTGAAGTGCAGAATAATGTGTAacactgttatatatatatatgtgtgtatatatatatatatgtgtatatatatatatatatatatatatatatatatatatatatatataatgcatTTAACTCCTTGTATCAGTTTCCATCCTGATGCTTTTCTCATCCTGGCTGGGGATTTCAATCATGCAGACTTAAAGTGCGTGTttccaaaaatacaacaacacatTGACTTTCCAACAAGGGGAAATAACACACTGGACTTTGTTTACACCACCCAGAGAGGAGCTTACAAAGCTTTTCCCCTCCCCCACCTCGGCGCCTCAGACCATATCACTGTCATGCTAATGCCTGCCTACAGACCGCTCGTTAAAGTCACCAAACCGGTTCGTAAGCAGATAAAAGTGTGGCCAGAAGGGTCTTCAGAGGCTTTACAGGACTGCTTCAACACCACAGACTGGAACATGTTTAAGCAGGCTGCCACCTATAACAACACCACTGACCTCCAGGAGTACGCAGAGACTGTTACTGCCTACATCAACAAGTGTATTGAGGATGTAACAGTCACGAAAACCATAACTGTCCGGGCCAATCAAAAACCATGGATGACAGGAGAGGTCTACAGGCTGCTGAAAGCTCGGAATGTTGCCTTCAGAGATGGAGACGAGGCAAGCCTGAGGACAGCTAGGGCCAACCTTTCCCGtggcatcagagaggctaagagaCAGTGCTCCAGGAAAATATCTCATCacttcaaagacagcagagactcACGGAGCCTATGGCGGGGCATTCAGACCATCACAGATTACAAGCCCCCACCACAGACCTGTGATAGCACTATCCCCCTGCTGAacaagctgaacactttctttgCTCGCTTTGAAGTCCAAAACAGCACCACTGCACAGAAGACCCCACCCCCTCCTGGTGACCAGGTGATGACTCTGTCCCCGGACAGCGTGAGGAGATCCCTCAGCAGGATCAATGCACGTAAAGCTCCGGGTCCTGACAACATTCCTGGTCGTGTACTGAGAGACTGTGCAGTGGAACTCactgatgtcttcacagacatcttcaacatatcactcatccaggctgtcgtccccacatgttttaaagccaccacaatcattccggttccaaaaaagtcatctccctcctgctttaatgactaccgtcctgttgcacttactcccatcctgatgaagtgcttcgaacgactagtcatgcaacacatcaagactgtcctgcccccctccctggATCCCTTCCAGTTTGCGTATCGGCCCAACCGCTCAACCGATgatgccatctccactgcactccactcagcactcacacacctggacaaaaaagactcatatgttcgaatgctgttcatagatttcagttcagcattcaacactataatcccccaacagctcactcaaaaactggtccagctggggctcaacacctcactgtgctactggctgttggatttcctcaccggaagacctcaaacagtacgggtcggcagtaacacatccagcaccatcattttaaacacgggggccccgcagggatgtgtgctgagccccctcctcttcactctgctgacccatgactgcactccatcatacagctccaacctcttcatcaagtttgcggacgacacaacggtggtgggtctcattagcaacagggatgagaccgactacagaagcgaggtgagacgcctggccacgtggtgtgctgacaacaatctctctctgaatgtggagaagacaaAGGAGATTGTTGTGAacttcaggagaatgcacacccaacatgctcctctgaccattgacggagcgtctgtggagagagtgagcagcaccaagttcttgggtgtgcacatcacagaggatctctcctggacgtacaacaccacagcactggccaagaaatcacagcagcgtctcttctttctccgcaaactaagaagagcaggagcaccagcccccatcatgcacactttctacagaggcaccatcgagagcatcctgtcgagctgcatcactgtgtggtttggagcctgcaatgcgtcctgtcatagaaccctccaacgcatagtgagagctgcagagaggatcattggtgtctctctcctctccctccaggacatttacagcacccgtctcactaaaaaagccctttgcatagcggctgatcccacgcacccaatgcaaagcttcttcaagctgctgccgtcggggaggagactgcggagtctccaggccaggaccagcaggctgaaggacagcttcatccatcaggctgtcaggaagcttaactccctcccgattctgccccctctcccctctctcctccacggtctcactgaactctgtcacacacactcacacacacacactctgtgactcactcactggcctgcaccagttaccagtcactttgtggagcatcggactgccattacctcataagactttgtgttACACTATCTCATACCGTACATTaccaaatctccatttgcactactctgcctggtttgcactcaatgtcatttacccttatattgtatattgtatagctttcttgttatatgtaaaattgtattatattatttaattgttttttactttaaaatatttcacttgcatttttaatcactcttatatttaaatgttcattttctatttaatctagggattgagagtaacgaagtttctattctctgtatgtcctgtacatgtggcagaattgaccataaagttgactttgacttgactttgactttgactaatGTTTTGTGGAAGTCTACTTCAGTAACAATGAAAAACCAAAATGCTCTTGTACTTCTCTCTATCTTAGCTGACAAGGATAGTCGGCAAATACAAGCAAGACATTACAAAACATTACAAGAAATATGTAAGAAGGCAAAACCAAACCAAGAATATGTGTCCCAGCTATTAGACCTTGAGTTTGAAGCCAGAAGATCCTTCATTGACTCAGACACCATGAAAGAGGAGAACAGAGCTTGCCTCATCTTGGATGCATATCCATGCTTTAAAGAATTGCATCATGTAAGTTTTTGGAAGAGTTAATAAATAATCACTTTAATTTCAAATATATTTGGTGTGGTAGTAaagttattttgattttatttgtctacttatttttttaaacctattgTAGGCGTTGGGTGAGCTTCGCAGAATTTTGGATCCCCACAACAACAAGTTCATCAGTCAAGTAAAACTGAGATGGGAAGAATTCTGCTCCAGGGTAGAGTTCTACGGTGTGTCAAAGAAGGCAATGAATCCACCAATGACCATGGACAAAAGTAAGTTttaccatttgaatacaaagtTCTCATCCTTTAAAATTTATGTTTATGAAGGTTTGTTTCTGCTTTGTCCAGCTGAAGCCCACCTTGCACTGATGAAGGCTCTTCCAACCCTCTTTCCCACACCTGCCCATCCACCAAAAAAGATGGGGAATGCTTCTGAAGCATTTCTACATGTCCTGAAGGTAAGTTTTATAAAATTTGCTTATAAAGATCTACAGAAAATTTGGCAAACAAAATATTTCGGTCAAACATGACtcaaaaatgctttttcagTTTCAGCCGAAAGACttaaatctataatttattgttttcattaatTTATAACGTATTTAATGTACACGAGTGTGGTCACATAAGAAGTCGCTTGATAAACCATAAGTCAAAACTACTATAAAATGTGTGTAACCAACAAAGAACAAGATAATGACATCTCCAACGTTATGACCAATtcccagcaaaaaaacatacaattaaCATAAGATGTTGACTGTCATGTCTTTTGTGTCTTGCAGCCTACAGAAGATCCAGATGCTGTCCTCCAGAAACGAAGCTTGTCATGTCCAGTAATGATGTTCGATGGCTGCAAGTGTGTCATTGCTGTTGGTAATTTACCAGTTACAACatttgacaaagaaaaaattgGTGAGGCTATGATATATGTGATGGCATACTTTTATGCACTCCATCTGACTTACCCCAAATGCGTGGCAACCCTGCTGTCTGTCATTCAGACAGAAGTTCTCCAGGATGCCATTCATGAGCATGACACTACATCATCTTACAGAAAAGCCCTGGCAGAATGGCATGCATTTATTGGAAAGTAGTGTGTAAATTTCAGATAAGATTAGGAGAGGgcacttctgttttgtttttgtttgttttttcaatctgGGTCTTatttctaaaatggaaaatgttcatttactcaCCCAGACAAGTTTTGTGGTATTTGGTGTCATTCGGAAGAAATTTGAATCTTTGTGGTCTTCCTATGTCACTCGTCAATTTTAATGGGGCAATGGCGAAACCTCTAAGGCTGTTGAAATGTTGAAACCACTTAAACAAACTCATAATGTTGGACCTGTACTGTTCAATTGTATCTTTATTATctgcaggttattgttaaaGTGGACAAATAAAGATGGACACTTTTACtctgtttcagttttgttttg comes from the Astatotilapia calliptera chromosome 15, fAstCal1.2, whole genome shotgun sequence genome and includes:
- the LOC113037654 gene encoding uncharacterized protein LOC113037654, with amino-acid sequence MKEENRACLILDAYPCFKELHHALGELRRILDPHNNKFISQVKLRWEEFCSRVEFYGVSKKAMNPPMTMDKTEAHLALMKALPTLFPTPAHPPKKMGNASEAFLHVLKPTEDPDAVLQKRSLSCPVMMFDGCKCVIAVGNLPVTTFDKEKIGEAMIYVMAYFYALHLTYPKCVATLLSVIQTEVLQDAIHEHDTTSSYRKALAEWHAFIGK